One window from the genome of Acinetobacter lanii encodes:
- the hcaC gene encoding 3-phenylpropionate/cinnamic acid dioxygenase ferredoxin subunit: MNKIFVCQVDELDEGEALKVDCGVNGIDALAVFNNGGEFFAMNDKCSHGNASMSEGYLEDDGTVECPLHSARFCLKTGEALCLPATDPIKTFPVIVEDGQLFVEMAGE, translated from the coding sequence ATGAATAAGATTTTTGTTTGCCAAGTTGATGAATTAGATGAAGGCGAAGCGCTTAAAGTAGATTGCGGCGTAAACGGTATCGATGCGCTTGCAGTTTTCAACAATGGCGGTGAATTCTTCGCGATGAATGACAAGTGCAGTCATGGTAATGCTTCAATGTCTGAAGGTTATCTTGAAGATGACGGTACTGTTGAATGTCCATTACATTCAGCACGTTTCTGCTTAAAAACAGGTGAAGCGTTATGTCTACCTGCAACTGATCCAATCAAAACTTTCCCAGTGATTGTTGAAGATGGTCAATTGTTTGTAGAAATGGCAGGAGAGTAA
- the hcaF gene encoding 3-phenylpropionate/cinnamic acid dioxygenase subunit beta yields the protein MSQISLELHHQISQFLYKEAKLLDDWKFRDWLAVLAEDISYTLRTTPNAQTRDRRRSVEPPTTWVFNDTKDLLERRVARLETGMAWAEEPPSRTTHMVSNVIVEPTEVEGEYDVYVTYLLYRTQKEKDVVIYCGKRHDKIRKVEDGLGFQIFNRKITLDQATYNSHNLSVFF from the coding sequence ATGAGTCAGATCAGTTTAGAACTTCATCATCAAATTAGTCAGTTTCTCTATAAAGAAGCAAAGCTACTTGATGACTGGAAATTCCGTGATTGGTTAGCGGTACTGGCGGAAGATATTTCTTATACGCTACGTACTACACCAAACGCACAAACACGTGACCGTCGTCGTTCAGTTGAACCCCCTACGACTTGGGTATTCAACGATACTAAAGATCTTTTAGAGCGTCGTGTTGCGCGTCTTGAAACCGGTATGGCTTGGGCTGAAGAGCCTCCATCACGTACCACTCACATGGTGAGCAACGTGATCGTTGAGCCAACTGAGGTTGAAGGCGAATATGACGTGTACGTGACTTATCTGTTGTACCGTACGCAAAAAGAGAAAGACGTGGTTATTTACTGTGGTAAACGTCATGACAAGATCCGCAAAGTTGAAGATGGCTTAGGCTTCCAAATCTTTAACCGTAAGATCACGCTTGACCAAGCTACTTATAACTCACACAACCTGAGTGTATTCTTCTAA
- the hcaE gene encoding 3-phenylpropionate/cinnamic acid dioxygenase subunit alpha, whose translation MNGKIDVQQIDALVDAQNGRISPSIYTDPDLYELELERVFGRTWLFLCHESQIPKAGDFFNTYMGEDPIIVVRQKDKSIKALLNQCRHRSMRVSFADCGNTRAFTCPYHGWSYGVDGSLKDIPLEERAFPQGACKEKWGLVEVNRVATYKGLVFGCWDETTPDLEEYMGDIAWYLDGVLDRRPGGTEIIGGVHKWEIECNWKFAAEQFASDQYHALFSHASAIQVLGAKPDDEASKKLGAAQTARPVWETAKDAIQYGSRGHGSGFFFTEKPDANVWVDGEVANYFRETYEEVKERLGEVRALRLAGHNTMFPTLSWLNGTATLRVWHPRGPNKTEVWAFCIADAEASQEVKEAFERSATRAFGPAGFLEQDDSENWIEIQKVLRGYKARKNQLIMEMGLGNEKVREDGIPGITNYIFSETAARGMYRRWADLLIHEKWEDVEKAADEYEKELMK comes from the coding sequence ATGAATGGAAAAATTGATGTGCAGCAAATCGACGCTTTAGTCGATGCACAAAATGGACGTATTTCGCCTTCTATTTATACAGATCCAGATCTTTATGAATTAGAACTTGAACGTGTGTTCGGGCGTACGTGGTTGTTCCTCTGCCATGAAAGCCAAATTCCTAAAGCAGGTGATTTCTTCAATACCTATATGGGTGAAGATCCGATCATCGTGGTGCGTCAAAAAGACAAATCGATTAAAGCATTACTCAACCAATGCCGCCACCGCTCTATGCGCGTGAGCTTTGCAGACTGTGGTAATACGCGTGCATTTACTTGCCCATACCACGGCTGGTCATACGGCGTTGATGGTTCTTTAAAAGACATCCCACTTGAAGAGCGTGCATTCCCACAAGGTGCATGTAAAGAGAAATGGGGTCTGGTTGAAGTTAACCGTGTTGCGACATACAAAGGCTTAGTCTTCGGATGCTGGGATGAAACCACGCCTGATCTAGAAGAATACATGGGTGACATCGCTTGGTATTTAGATGGCGTTTTAGACCGTCGTCCAGGTGGTACAGAAATTATTGGTGGTGTGCACAAGTGGGAAATCGAGTGTAACTGGAAATTTGCAGCGGAACAGTTTGCATCTGACCAATACCACGCATTGTTCTCTCACGCATCTGCAATTCAAGTGCTTGGCGCGAAACCAGATGACGAAGCATCTAAGAAACTCGGTGCTGCACAAACCGCACGTCCTGTATGGGAAACGGCGAAAGACGCAATCCAATATGGTTCACGTGGTCATGGTTCAGGTTTCTTCTTTACTGAAAAACCAGATGCGAACGTATGGGTAGACGGTGAAGTAGCCAATTACTTCCGTGAAACTTACGAAGAAGTGAAAGAGCGTTTAGGCGAAGTTCGTGCTTTACGTCTTGCAGGTCATAACACCATGTTCCCAACATTGTCTTGGTTGAACGGTACTGCAACACTTCGCGTATGGCACCCACGTGGTCCAAACAAAACTGAAGTTTGGGCATTCTGTATTGCGGATGCTGAAGCATCACAAGAAGTGAAAGAAGCATTTGAACGTTCTGCAACACGTGCCTTTGGTCCAGCGGGTTTCCTAGAGCAAGATGACTCTGAAAACTGGATCGAGATCCAAAAAGTTTTACGTGGTTATAAAGCGCGTAAAAACCAATTGATCATGGAAATGGGTCTAGGTAACGAAAAAGTTCGTGAAGATGGCATTCCTGGCATCACCAACTATATTTTCTCTGAAACTGCAGCACGTGGTATGTACCGCCGTTGGGCAGATTTGTTGATCCATGAAAAATGGGAAGACGTAGAGAAAGCCGCTGACGAATATGAGAAGGAGCTTATGAAATGA
- the hcaR gene encoding DNA-binding transcriptional regulator HcaR, protein MELRHLRYFITVAEELNFSKAALKLYTAQPSLSQQIKDLEEDVGVRLLNRTKRKVELTEEGAVFLEQARLTLAQADKAVAMARQVSKAKQQLLRIGFVPVAEMKVFPFVLPNLRVQSPELTIELLSLNNTDQMRGLKKGEIDITFTRNNFHNEEIESKFVLREPLIFLLPKDHPLAKYERIPVKALNGIDFIIPSEVQSKTLHDTILDFTKAHNVELNVVQKADNILFNINTIGMGLGCTILPGYIAPLTMNNTVIRSLDVELPSLDLYVSYRKNSKSHAVQKFIELLTKIFYLDINRTDERKITDQ, encoded by the coding sequence ATGGAATTACGACACCTAAGATACTTTATTACCGTTGCCGAAGAACTGAACTTCAGTAAAGCTGCACTGAAACTTTATACTGCACAGCCCTCACTCAGCCAACAGATTAAAGATCTTGAAGAGGATGTTGGCGTTCGATTACTCAACCGCACCAAACGTAAAGTCGAACTGACTGAAGAAGGTGCAGTGTTCCTTGAACAAGCCCGTTTAACCTTAGCCCAAGCAGATAAAGCCGTGGCCATGGCACGTCAAGTGTCGAAAGCCAAACAGCAATTGCTGCGTATTGGCTTTGTGCCTGTGGCAGAAATGAAAGTCTTTCCTTTCGTTTTACCGAACTTACGTGTGCAAAGTCCAGAGCTGACCATTGAGTTGCTGAGCTTAAACAATACCGATCAAATGCGCGGCTTAAAGAAAGGTGAAATTGACATTACCTTTACCCGCAACAATTTTCACAATGAAGAAATCGAAAGTAAGTTCGTTTTACGTGAACCTTTGATCTTTTTATTGCCCAAAGATCATCCTTTGGCGAAATATGAACGTATTCCGGTTAAAGCATTAAATGGCATTGACTTCATTATTCCCTCTGAAGTGCAATCGAAGACCCTACATGACACCATTTTGGACTTTACCAAAGCCCATAATGTTGAACTGAATGTGGTACAGAAAGCCGATAACATTTTATTTAACATTAACACCATTGGTATGGGACTCGGTTGCACCATCTTGCCGGGCTACATTGCACCGCTCACCATGAACAACACCGTGATTCGTTCACTCGATGTAGAGTTGCCTTCACTGGATTTGTATGTGAGTTACCGTAAAAATTCTAAATCCCACGCGGTGCAAAAATTTATCGAGCTGCTCACCAAGATTTTTTACCTCGATATCAATCGCACAGATGAGCGAAAAATAACCGATCAATAA
- a CDS encoding alpha/beta fold hydrolase: MSTVQIPEYTTDSFFGLEDKWIETAEGELTHYHEIGEGTPILFLHGSGTGVSAAANWWLNLPQIGEQARCIAIDTIGYGQTVVAPGTAYGIRAWVDHAVRTLDAMGIEKTWLVGNSLGGWLAFQMALDYPERVLGIISMGTGGAKQTAALKAHANPVLTEEGIKKTLSMFVVNKDLITDELVKVRFASAANDYASNRLMDVVGARDRDRFEFPLDFEKMKEIKVPVLLIHGTQDVVIPVSRTWDILNVVPHADAHIFSQCGHWSQVEKAEEFNTVIKNYLNARGV; the protein is encoded by the coding sequence ATGAGCACTGTTCAAATTCCAGAATACACAACCGATTCATTTTTTGGCTTAGAAGACAAATGGATTGAAACGGCTGAAGGTGAGTTAACCCATTACCATGAAATTGGTGAAGGTACCCCAATCCTATTTTTACATGGTTCAGGTACTGGCGTATCTGCAGCGGCGAACTGGTGGTTAAACTTGCCACAAATTGGTGAGCAAGCACGTTGTATCGCAATCGACACCATTGGTTATGGTCAAACTGTTGTTGCGCCAGGTACGGCTTATGGGATCCGTGCATGGGTGGATCATGCGGTCCGTACTTTAGATGCAATGGGCATTGAAAAAACCTGGTTAGTGGGTAACTCTTTGGGTGGCTGGTTGGCGTTTCAAATGGCGTTAGATTACCCTGAACGTGTACTCGGTATTATTTCAATGGGTACGGGTGGTGCCAAACAAACGGCTGCGCTTAAAGCTCACGCAAACCCTGTTTTGACTGAAGAAGGCATCAAGAAAACCCTTTCGATGTTCGTTGTGAATAAAGATTTGATCACTGATGAATTGGTTAAAGTTCGTTTTGCTTCTGCTGCCAATGACTATGCTTCAAACCGTTTGATGGATGTTGTCGGCGCGCGTGACCGCGACCGTTTCGAATTCCCTCTTGATTTCGAAAAAATGAAAGAGATTAAAGTTCCTGTACTGTTAATCCATGGTACACAAGACGTGGTGATTCCGGTTTCACGTACTTGGGATATTTTAAATGTAGTACCACATGCTGATGCACACATCTTTAGCCAATGTGGTCACTGGTCTCAAGTGGAAAAAGCCGAAGAATTCAATACTGTGATTAAGAACTACTTAAACGCGCGTGGTGTTTAA
- a CDS encoding OprD family outer membrane porin, translating into MRRQSLSLLLCAASVALANSNASAGFIDDSKVQLQLKNFYYVHEVDELKAGQMQDYGSWTQGALFSAKSGYAEFGPLKLGLDATAQYAWRLDGERSNADYVLPYNYTTHKQQDDFGKWGVTLKAKVSETELRVGEIFPMTPIVYFDPSRQLITSYEGAWLESKDIKNTKVTLGYLWSINARYNNQFDDFTLWPNEVAVKDDKRSDGMYVAGIDHQLTKNIALSYFYGEMRDIYRQNYLGVDYKKQLDAKNKIASHVHYFDNREAGDAMFNEIDNQAVSFKFDWTHGPHMLEFGYQQMFGEHTLDAPYFPSIAGWVPQPYLSNWSVAAFVRKDEKSWSLGYTYDFADAGIKGLSASVKYYDGWNIDNNGLNGNYTSGKEDEVDVVINYVKPEGKLKGLGLQLKYINVDYANVENFGDVTEYRVTTSYTHTF; encoded by the coding sequence GTGCGTCGTCAATCTCTCTCTTTATTATTGTGTGCTGCATCCGTAGCATTAGCCAACTCCAATGCCTCTGCTGGCTTCATTGACGACAGTAAAGTACAACTGCAACTGAAAAATTTTTATTACGTCCATGAAGTCGATGAGTTAAAAGCAGGGCAAATGCAGGATTACGGCAGTTGGACCCAAGGGGCTTTATTCTCTGCCAAATCAGGCTATGCCGAATTTGGACCGTTAAAACTGGGTCTTGATGCCACTGCACAATACGCTTGGCGTTTAGATGGTGAGCGCAGTAATGCAGATTATGTTTTGCCCTATAACTATACTACACACAAACAGCAAGACGACTTTGGTAAATGGGGGGTGACCTTAAAAGCCAAAGTGTCTGAAACAGAGTTACGTGTCGGTGAAATTTTCCCCATGACCCCGATTGTGTACTTTGACCCATCACGTCAATTGATCACCAGTTATGAAGGGGCGTGGCTAGAATCAAAAGATATTAAAAACACCAAAGTCACTTTGGGTTATTTATGGAGCATCAATGCCCGTTATAACAATCAATTTGATGATTTCACTTTATGGCCAAATGAAGTGGCCGTTAAAGATGACAAAAGAAGTGATGGCATGTATGTCGCGGGAATTGATCATCAGTTGACGAAAAATATCGCCTTAAGCTATTTCTATGGTGAGATGCGAGATATCTATCGCCAAAATTATTTGGGTGTGGATTATAAGAAACAACTGGATGCCAAAAATAAAATTGCCAGCCATGTCCATTATTTTGATAACCGTGAAGCCGGCGATGCCATGTTTAATGAGATTGATAACCAAGCAGTTTCATTTAAGTTCGATTGGACGCACGGTCCGCATATGCTGGAGTTTGGGTATCAACAAATGTTTGGTGAACATACCTTGGATGCACCCTATTTCCCATCTATTGCAGGGTGGGTGCCGCAGCCATATTTATCCAATTGGTCAGTGGCAGCTTTTGTACGTAAAGATGAAAAGTCTTGGAGTTTGGGTTATACCTATGATTTTGCAGATGCCGGAATCAAAGGTTTAAGCGCTTCAGTTAAATATTATGATGGTTGGAACATTGATAACAATGGTTTAAATGGCAATTACACCTCGGGTAAAGAAGATGAAGTCGATGTGGTGATTAACTATGTCAAACCTGAGGGAAAACTAAAAGGCTTAGGGCTTCAATTAAAATACATCAATGTTGACTATGCCAATGTTGAAAACTTTGGTGATGTCACCGAGTATCGCGTGACGACCAGCTACACCCATACCTTCTAA